GAGGAAAATATTGTCAAATGCACATCAAAGAACTTATCATTCAACATATGAAGCACAGCCAAGTACTCAAATGGCATTTTTAGGACTCTTTTACTTGGCTCATATTGATGCAGCACAATTATAGAGATGATCCAGTCTTACATCAACTTCAGCACAGACTCCTTATGTTGGGATAGAGACAGTAGAAGGTAGGGGTAGAGGTAGAGGTGATCATTTTCAGAGTGCATCGGTTCAAAGACCaaaacctggaacctaccttgTAAGACCCAAttacaaaaacttcaaattaggAACCGAACCGGTTTTACTTGGAACAGGCCAGGAACCAAACCGGTTGGTTTAGGCTGGTTGCTAAATTGTACTTGagaatttgttttttaaaaatcaaacaattgaTATTGTGTACTATTTTTTCTAGCCCTTGACAAGTGATGTAATGTTAGTTTAGTGGTCTTATACACATACTTCAAACACAAGGTCACAGATTTCATTCTTTTGGTTACGCCTTGCTACATATGCTAATAAGTTAGACAAAATCAGTTCTAAACAGGATAAATTGTGGAACCAGCCCAGTTGGTCAGGTCCAAAGTTGAATCCAGGGTTTTGACATAAGAACTGCAAACCAAACTGTATAAAGGCCAGTTTTAGGATTATGAGACTGAGAACTGGACCGGTTCGGCCTGAATTCAACCTGGATCAGAACCGACTGGGCCATTCCCAACTGGTTCCCGAGTTAGACCACAAACTGTACAAGGACACAAACAACCTATCATCCTGCACTCAGGGCAATGcaagccaagaaaaaaaaatagaatggcCGACCTTAATTCAGACAGATTCCCACCAGGCAACCTAGTGGACATCTACTGCCCATTTATCTATAGCCATATGCATCCTGTTAACCATGCAATATGTTATGAGAAGTGATTCTAGATGCTCAAGACTCATTAACACCTAAATGTCACCAACTACACTACAAACCAAGGTTTATTATTTCAAGAAACATTTCCCAATTGTTAGAAAGAAAAACACCCCCTGACCCAAATATGGAATCTttaacttttatattttctttttgtcctttctcAATTTCTCATCTTGATCAGTACCGTGAAAAGTTCTTGTCAGCTTCCAGAAAATTCTATATCCAGAGTAACAGGACCCTaaaggtgtattaaagccctATAAGCAGGAACATGATTTACTTACAAAAGCTTTGCATTTTTCATCCACAAAGCTCGACGAAGGCGCTTGGACTGTTTCTTGAAGTGAAAGGCACCATCTTGCATTGTAGCAGTCTTGTCAACAAGTAGCTCAATTCGATCACCTCTGTCCAGTATCTTCTCGATGTTATCCACCATTATAGTTCGCATCTGGATGCAAAATTGCAGATATATATTAAAACCCAAGACAATCCACCCACCTACCCATATGCTAACCCCAACAGCTACGAGGCACATAAGCACACAAAAGAAACAGCGCCCCCCTCCCCACCTACCCCCccaaaaccagaaaaaaaagaaaagggctgTGGTGGAAGCAACACCAACAGCCACAGGCATGCGCTGGCGCACATATAATTTGATCAATTAACATCAACTGATGGAACATGAAGAATGTAGCTTATATATTATACAGTCAAATTATGCTACCGGCTACAAAAGTAGCCTCCCACCCTAAGACAGATGACAGTTACAAAGAATCATGTTTAGCTAGAAATTGTATCTTTGTCAATAGATGAATGGTACTTGCCTCGCTAACTTCGCCTCGGACCCGATTCAGAGTGTCTGCACTGGGGTTACTAGAGAAGAATTCCATTTGCTGATGCAGAACCCTTGAAAACTCATCATTCATGGCATATGCAGGTGCAAAGTGTGCAACTTTgccataatttttcatgaatctCATCTGAATATCTTCCAAGTATGAAAAAGGAATCCTCCCTGAATCAGTACCAAGTGCAAGCTTCAGAAATTCATTCATATGAATGCATATGTGAATAACGCAAACTAATAATACCTAAAATAGATGACAGTGCATCTATAAGTAAATCTAAAATTCAGATTTGCATGACGCAAACGAGGAGACTACTGCAGTTTGCAGCAACTCAGAAGATGGAAAAGAGATAATGGCTATATAAATCAGAAGTACAGACAAGTGATCATCCAACTTACTATGTGCAACTTCGCATTCACAATCTCAACAGAGCCCCTACGAGTTCTTTAACCCACAAAAATGAAAGCCATTGCAACCTAAACTTGTACAAAAATAAGTACGGTATCACAGATACACACTGTTCCTTATACGTGCTACAGCCCACaatgataaaattatatattgtgTGAAAGCCGCATTCATACCACATCGAACCCAGCTGAAGAGGAAGAGCCTTTTCTTAGACTAACTTAGGTATAATTGACAAATCATCTTAAATTAGAGGCTTAGAGCTCCCGAGATGAGTTGGAATAGGTAGATGGAAGAATTCATTAAGCAGGTTAATCTGGTAAAACACACCAGACTGAGATCGAAAGAGGAGTGTTTGATCACTGGACATATTCAAGCACAAACAAAGTAGAGAAAGGTACCTCCTCTTCAAGTTCTAATTTAAGGGAAAAGTCTAAATCTAAAAACCGCGATATCCCAATAGTAGCCTCTAAATGAAGATGATTATACTCTTTGGAGTTCATTCAGCAACATTGAACTAATCAATTTCAACATGAGTAACAAGAAAGCTACAATTCATTAGTCACCGTATCTCCTACCATTGCATATTTCAAGTTTATTTGAATGATCATCGCTCCACATGTTTAACATGCTAAATTTTCCCCCACGAGGAGAAACAGCAAGATTAATATGATCATTTCCGTAATCATGTTCAGCGAAACAATTAACCAAACAGATAAGCGGAGCCTCAATTTTCACAAGAGCCCTAAGGACTAAAAAGTTCAATCATCACGGAAGTTTAACTCTTTTCCAGCAAGTCATCATAAAAACCCGCATTCCTACGAAAGCCCGTTGCATAGCGTCTTAATTCTTGTCCTGCTTCTCAAACATCAACAAGCCAAAAGCCCTCCTCTATTTCCAGTTCAGACGACCGGCAACGCCTCAAGATTCCCCAATCGGACTCTCTACGCTAACCTCAACGAGCTCGAAATCGAATAAAGACAAAATTCCGCGAACGGATCATCGGACCGCGCCAATCTAAGACCGAAGAGCACGACCACAAGCAGCGAATCAAAGCGAGGAGGAAAGAGACGAATCGGATCGCAGAGGAGGAACGCACTTCCGAAGGTGTCGTTGGCCATGCACAGGAAGCTGAGGCCGTCGGATCTCAGGATGTGGAAGATGTAGCGGTCCTGCGAGAAGCAGAGCCTGGAGTCCGCCTCCGAGGGGAGCTTCTCGAGGATCCGGCGC
The nucleotide sequence above comes from Eucalyptus grandis isolate ANBG69807.140 chromosome 2, ASM1654582v1, whole genome shotgun sequence. Encoded proteins:
- the LOC104433963 gene encoding vesicle-associated membrane protein 714 translates to MAILYAVVARGTVVLAEFSAVTGNTGAVARRILEKLPSEADSRLCFSQDRYIFHILRSDGLSFLCMANDTFGRRIPFSYLEDIQMRFMKNYGKVAHFAPAYAMNDEFSRVLHQQMEFFSSNPSADTLNRVRGEVSEMRTIMVDNIEKILDRGDRIELLVDKTATMQDGAFHFKKQSKRLRRALWMKNAKLLALLTCLILVLLYIIIAACCGGITLPNCRS